TAGCATTGCTCGCGAACGCCCTTGAGACCACGGCCGACGATCGATTCGCTCTCGCCGTAGACCCGGGCCGTGTCGAAATAGCGAATGCCCGAGTCGAACGCGTGGCGGACCATGGCGATGCGCTCGTCGATCGGCAACAGCTCGACGCCGTAGGCCTGGATGAACAGTTGGGTCATCGCCGAGCCGCCCATGCCGAGAATCGGCAGCGTGTGGCCCGTCCGGCCAAAGGCACGCAGCGGAATCCCCTCGGGACTGGTCGCCGCGGGTGCAGGGGCCGGCGCCTCGGGCGCGGCGGCGTGGGCAGATGGGGCGCCGGGACTCGTCAGGCCGACCCCGACGGCCGTCGCTCCTGCGGCCAGCAACCCCGACTTGAGAAACTCGCGACGCTCGAACGAATCGCGCGGATGCGCCATGGCCAGATCCTCCGCCAGCAAGGTGGTGCAACAAAGCAGGGCAGGCCGCCTCTCGGTCCGTCTTTTTCCGGCTCCGTCAGCATACCGCCGGGACAAAAGCCGGGCCAATCTTCGGGCGGGCCGAGCGAAATGCTTGCCGGGCGCGTGGCGGCGGGCGGCCTGCGGTGCCGGCACACGCGAAAACGCTCGCCAGCCGCCGTCCGCTGGGGTATTCTCTGCGTGCGCCGCGCCGGCGCCGGGGTCGTGCGGCGCCATCACTTCGAAGCAGGTTGCGGAGCTAGTCCTATGGGTGTTGCAGCGGGCATGATCGGCGTCGTGTTTCTCGTGGGCCTGCTGATCCTGCTGGTCCTCGTGGTCTTTGTCGTCGGCATCTACAACTCGCTGGTCACGCTGCGCAACAAGTTCAAGAACGCCTACTCGCAGATCGACGTCCAGCTCAAGCGCCGCAACGACTTGATTCCCAACCTGGTCGAAACGGCCAAGGGCTATATGAGCCACGAGCGCGAGACGCTCGAGGCCGTCGAGCGCGCCCGCGGTGCGGCCGTGTCGGCCCAGCAGGCCGCGGCCGCGAAGCCCGGCGACCCGGCGGCTATGCAGGGATTGATGGGCGCCGAGACGGCGTTGAACGGGGCCCTGGGCCGGCTGTTGGCCGTC
This Pirellulales bacterium DNA region includes the following protein-coding sequences:
- a CDS encoding LemA family protein; the protein is MGVAAGMIGVVFLVGLLILLVLVVFVVGIYNSLVTLRNKFKNAYSQIDVQLKRRNDLIPNLVETAKGYMSHERETLEAVERARGAAVSAQQAAAAKPGDPAAMQGLMGAETALNGALGRLLAV